One Blastocatellia bacterium genomic window, CCGCTTGTGGTTTCCGCCAAACAAGACGGGCAGGATTCAAACGAAACACTATCTTGATGAGGTGGAGGAGGGTCGACCTGCTCCTGACATTTGGACCGGCATACTCGCGCTGCAAGCACAGTCTGTTGAGCGATTGGGATACGAGACGCAAAAGCCTGAGCGCCTCCTGGAACGCATCATCAGAGCATCCTCTAATGAAGGCGACCTCGTCGCCGACTTCTTCTGTGGCTCGGGGACAACACTGGCCGTAGCGGAGAAGCTGAATCGCCGGTGGATTGGCTGTGACCTCTCCAAGTGGGCCATTCAGGTCACCCGCAAGCGGCTGCTGCAAATCGAGGGGTGCAAGCCGTTTGATATCCTGAACCTCGGTAACTACGAGCGCCACAAACTCGCCGCCAACGGTCATTGGGAACGCTACGTTCAGTTCATCCTTGATCTCTATCGCGCTGAAGCCGTCACCGGCTTCAAGACTCTTCACGGCAAGAAAGCCCGCGCCTACGTCCACGTCGGCAGTGTGAACAGCCCGGTGACCATGCGGGAGATTCGCCAAACCCTGAAAGAAGCGCAGGAAGCCGGTGTGCGCGAGGTGCATTTTCTTGGCTGGGACTTTGAGATGGGCCTGCATGACCTGGTCAATCAGGTGGGTGAGGACTACGGCGTCAAGGTGCGGCTGGTCTCCATTCCGCGCGAGTCGCTCGAAGTCATCAATC contains:
- a CDS encoding DNA methyltransferase; the encoded protein is MWQRTASHNDPRRYGCIHDVILYYSKSEGYLWNEPKASQSPEYIDKFFIYAESPNGKVVKLRKGEQAPEGWRRFRLGNLASPHPRPNLTYEYKGYKPPKNGWKVSRERMEELDRQGRLWFPPNKTGRIQTKHYLDEVEEGRPAPDIWTGILALQAQSVERLGYETQKPERLLERIIRASSNEGDLVADFFCGSGTTLAVAEKLNRRWIGCDLSKWAIQVTRKRLLQIEGCKPFDILNLGNYERHKLAANGHWERYVQFILDLYRAEAVTGFKTLHGKKARAYVHVGSVNSPVTMREIRQTLKEAQEAGVREVHFLGWDFEMGLHDLVNQVGEDYGVKVRLVSIPRESLEVINPAREEVRFFDLNYLELEHEVNGKKLTVRLKDFIIANPEYLPDEVRDKIKKFSDYIDYWAVDWDYHNDTFHNGWQSFRTRKNPKLETKATHTYEQTGTYKVLVRVVDIFGNDTTKLVEVRVP